The following proteins are co-located in the Nerophis ophidion isolate RoL-2023_Sa linkage group LG04, RoL_Noph_v1.0, whole genome shotgun sequence genome:
- the znhit3 gene encoding zinc finger HIT domain-containing protein 3 produces the protein MQLCSVCSEQTPKYRCPSCKIRYCSLPCFKRHKDSCVPVKQLEPTLPEAKVAGKTDTWNADDILQEDDMPDIVPPERLQLLGQSDKLKDLLSNPHLRQLLQTIDNANNKDEAMKAAMQEPLFVEFSDQCLKVVEKAAQSQQVSEDVDW, from the exons ATGCAGCTGTGCAGCGTCTGCAGCGAACAAACACCAAAATACAGATGCCCGTCCTGCAAAATAAGATA ttgttccctTCCCTGTTTCAAGAGGCATAAAG ACTCTTGTGTTCCAGTTAAGCAGCTTGAACCAACCCTGCCTGAAGCAAAGGTTGCTGGGAAGACGG ACACGTGGAATGCGGACGATATTCTGCAGGAAGATGACATGCCTGATATAGTACCTCCAGAGAGACTTCAGCTGTTGG GTCAGTCAGACAAGCTGAAAGACCTCCTTAGTAACCCCCATCTAAGACAGCTGTTACAGACCATTGACAACGCAAACAACAAAGACGAGGCAATGAAGGCGGCCATGCAGGAGCCCTTATTTGTAGAGTTTTCAGATCAGTGTTTGAAGGTTGTAGAAAAAGCAGCTCAATCACAGCAGGTCAGTGAGGATGTGGACTGGTAA